The following proteins are co-located in the Macadamia integrifolia cultivar HAES 741 chromosome 3, SCU_Mint_v3, whole genome shotgun sequence genome:
- the LOC122073601 gene encoding LOW QUALITY PROTEIN: putative pentatricopeptide repeat-containing protein At5g09950 (The sequence of the model RefSeq protein was modified relative to this genomic sequence to represent the inferred CDS: inserted 1 base in 1 codon) — protein sequence MIRALCTPIQRFNSCNSNFGISTSSFTAKADLLFERNNLIQRSQTLPSSLTIPLYKLVDRYKRSQSQPKTPIPASVRPEESVSNPFPSSETHYEDLARQYAGSSDPKDAKSLHLQIIKGGLVGYLFLPNTLITLYARMGNFVAAHDLFDELPERNVVTWNCLISGYVQQGLADEACRLFRSMLYAGFVPTHYVLGNALRACQDSGPCGLQFGMQIHALVLKSQYASDVVVCNGLISMYGSCCLDLAVYAHRVFDGIQLKNSISWNSIISVYSHRGDAFSAFGLFSAMQREGLGVSFKPSEYTFGSLITAAYSTPSDAGFFLLEQIVNRVTKSGFLSDLYVGSALVSGFARFGLLDNAKKIFKQMSERNAVSMNGLMVGLVRQRXGEEAAQVFCETSDLVGINCDSYVILLSACAEFLVPIEGRRKGREVHAYVLRTGMNEIKVAIANGLVNMYAKCGAIANASRVFKLMGVKDLVSWNSMISGLDQNGCFREAVRSFCEMRRSGLIPSNFTLISTLSSCASLGCIQLGAQIHSEGIKLGLDLDVSVSNSLLGLYAETGSIIDCQKVFSLMPGYDQVSWNSMIGAFADSDASISGAIEYFLNMMRSGWSPNRVTFINVLAAVSALSIRELGQQVHALALKYCVADDIAIENAFLSCYGKCGEMDDCEKIFSSMFARRDEVSWNSMIAGYIHNGRLPKAMDLVWFMMQRGQRLDCFTFATVLSACASVAALERGKEIHACGIRACLETDVVVGSALVDMYAKCGRIDYASRAFRLMPMKNEFSWNSMISGYARHGIGVKALQLFSEMLQEGQPPDHVTFVGVLSACSHVGLVDEGLEHFESMSNKYGLVPRMEHYSCMVDLLGRAGQLTMVEEFVKRMPMKPNILMWRTILGACCRVNGANTELGRHAAEMLLALEPQNAVNYVLVSNMNAFGGRWDDVAKARAAMREAAVKKEAGCSWVTMKDGVHVFVAGDKSHPDTEKIYEKLLDMNRKMRDLGYVPQTKFALYDLEVESKEELLSCHSEKLAVAFVLIRTSALPIRIMKNLRVCGDCHSAFGYISKIVGRQIVLRDSNRFHHFNDGKCSCGDYW from the exons ATGATTCGCGCTCTTTGTACACCCATTCAGAGATTTAATTCCTGCAATTCGAATTTTGGCATCTCGACTTCATCCTTTACAGCAAAAGCTGATCTTCTATTTGAACGTAATAACCTTATTCAGCGTTCACAAACCTTACCTTCTTCGTTGACGATCCCATTGTATAAGCTTGTAGACCGGTATAAAAGATCTCAGTCTCAGCCCAAAACTCCCATACCTGCCTCTGTTCGACCCGAAGAATCGGTTAGTAACCCATTTCCTAGTTCTGAAACTCATTATGAGGATCTTGCTCGTCAATATGCGGGTTCTTCTGACCCCAAAGATGCGAAGAGTCTTCATTTACAGATTATCAAGGGTGGGCTTGTTGGCTACTTATTCTTGCCGAACACACTCATCACATTGTATGCTAGAATGGGTAATTTTGTGGCTGCCCATGACCTGTTTGATGAACTGCCTGAAAGAAACGTTGTAACGTGGAATTGCTTGATTTCGGGCTATGTGCAGCAAGGCTTGGCAGATGAGGCTTGTCGTCTGTTCCGGTCGATGTTATATGCAGGCTTTGTGCCCACACACTATGTACTTGGTAATGCACTCCGGGCATGCCAGGATTCTGGCCCTTGTGGTCTTCAGTTTGGGATGCAAATACATGCTCTGGTTTTGAAATCACAGTATGCGTCGGACGTTGTAGTGTGTAACGGACTGATATCAATGTATGGGAGTTGTTGCTTAGATCTTGCGGTATATGCCCACCGTGTTtttgatggaatacagttgaaAAACTCAATATCTTGGAATTCTATCATTTCTGTATATTCTCATAGAGGAGATGCATTTTCTGCATTTGGGCTTTTCTCGGCAATGCAACGGGAGGGTTTGGGTGTCAGTTTCAAGCCTAGTGAGTATACTTTTGGCAGCCTGATAACCGCTGCTTATTCTACTCCAAGTGATGCTGGTTTTTTCCTCCTTGAACAAATCGTCAATCGAGTTACAAAATCTGGTTTTTTGAGTGATTTGTATGTGGGTAGTGCTTTGGTTAGTGGATTTGCAAGGTTTGGATTACTTGATAATGCTAAGAAGATTTTCAAACAGATGAGTGAAAGAAATGCAGTTTCCATGAATGGCCTGATGGTTGGTTTGGTGAGgcaga gaggagaagaagcagCTCAAGTTTTCTGTGAGACAAGTGATTTGGTAGGGATAAACTGCGATTCTTATGTGATTCTTCTCAGTGCTTGTGCTGAGTTCTTGGTGCCGATAGaggggaggagaaagggcagaGAAGTGCATGCATATGTACTCAGAACTGGGATGAATGAAATCAAGGTTGCAATTGCAAATGGTCTGGTTAACATGTATGCCAAGTGTGGTGCCATTGCAAATGCCAGTAGAGTTTTTAAGCTCATGGGTGTTAAAGACTTGGTTTCTTGGAATTCCATGATCTCTGGTCTCGACCAGAATGGATGCTTCAGAGAGGCAGTGAGGAGCTTCTGTGAAATGAGGAGAAGTGGATTGATTCCATCAAATTTTACATTAATAAGCACTTTGAGTTCATGTGCTAGCTTGGGGTGCATCCAATTGGGGGCACAAATACATAGTGAAGGGATCAAATTGGGTCTTGATTTGGATGTTTCAGTTTCTAATTCTCTTCTTGGTTTGTATGCAGAAACTGGATCCATCATTGATTGCCAGAAAGTCTTTTCTTTGATGCCAGGTTACGATCAAGTTTCATGGAATTCTATGATTGGAGCATTTGCTGATTCAGATGCATCTATCTCTGGAGCTATAGAGTATTTCTTAAATATGATGCGATCTGGCTGGAGTCCAAATAGAGTGACCTTCATAAATGTTCTTGCAGCAGTGTCAGCACTTTCCATCCGTGAGTTGGGCCAGCAGGTTCATGCCCTAGCACTAAAATATTGTGTTGCTGATGATATTGCTATCGAAAATGCATTTCTCTCTTGCTATGGGAAGTGCGGGGAGATGGATGACTGTGAGAAGATATTTTCCAGTATGTTTGCGAGGAGGGATGAAGTATCTTGGAACTCCATGATTGCTGGATATATCCATAATGGGCGTTTGCCAAAGGCCATGGATCTGGTCTGGTTTATGATGCAAAGGGGACAGCGACTAGATTGTTTCACTTTTGCCACAGTTCTCAGTGCATGTGCTTCTGTTGCAGCATTAGAGCGTGGTAAGGAGATTCATGCCTGTGGGATAAGAGCTTGTTTGGAAACTGATGTTGTAGTTGGGAGTGCACTTGTTGATATGTACGCGAAATGTGGAAGGATAGACTATGCTTCAAGGGCCTTTCGGTTAATGCCAATGAAAAATGAGTTTTCTTGGAATTCGATGATATCAGGCTATGCACGGCATGGTATTGGTGTAAAGGCGTTACAGTTGTTCTCTGAAATGCTGCAAGAAGGTCAACCCCCAGACCATGTCACATTTGTTGGTGTCTTATCTGCATGTAGCCATGTCGGATTGGTTGATGAAGGTCTTGAGCATTTTGAGTCCATGAGCAATAAGTATGGCTTGGTTCCTCGGATGGAGCATTATTCATGCATGGTGGATCTCCTTGGTCGGGCGGGTCAGCTCACTATGGTAGAGGAATTTGTTAAAAGGATGCCTATGAAGCCTAATATTCTTATGTGGAGGACGATATTGGGGGCTTGCTGTAGAGTAAATGGTGCTaacacagaattgggaaggCATGCTGCAGAGATGCTTTTGGCTTTGGAACCTCAAAATGCTGTGAATTATGTTCTTGTTTCGAATATGAATGCCTTTGGAGGGAGATGGGATGATGTGGCAAAGGCTCGGGCTGCAATGAGAGAGGCTGCAGTGAAGAAGGAAGCTGGGTGTAGTTGGGTAACTATGAAAGATGGGGTTCATGTGTTCGTAGCAGGTGATAAATCGCACCCAGACACAgaaaaaatctatgaaaaaCTATTGGACATGAATAGGAAAATGAGAGATTTGGGTTATGTGCCTCAGACGAAGTTTGCATTGTATGATCTTGAAGTGGAGAGCAAGGAAGAGCTACTGAGCTGTCATAGTGAGAAGCTTGCAGTTGCTTTTGTTCTCATTCGCACATCAGCATTGCCTATCAGGATTATGAAAAACCTTCGAGTCTGTGGTGATTGTCACTCTGCCTTTGGATATATATCTAAGATTGTTGGGCGGCAAATAGTTTTGCGGGACTCAAACAGGTTTCATCATTTTAATGATGGGAAGTGTTCGTGCGGGGATTACTGGTAA
- the LOC122074396 gene encoding uncharacterized protein LOC122074396 codes for MEQKIDSDLQLASRKNRVSRGCAAFVCFGRASGGLEGPSPPKVGPVQQQDIVAVSPAVSDKNEDSSGEGNFHETSNETVSEVPGFERRKVQWTDAHGKELVEVRELELRYGFFALKL; via the exons ATGGAGCAAAAAATTGATTCTGACCTCCAGCTGGCTTCCAGGAAGAATCGGGTGTCCCGCGGATGCGCTGCCTTTGTTTGCTTTGGTCGCGCTTCTGGAGGACTCGAGGGCCCCTCCCCACCCAAAGTGGGTCCTGTCCAGCAGCAGGATATTGTGGCAGTGTCTCCTGCTGTTTCTGACAAGAATGAGGATT CTAGTGGGGAGGGTAATTTTCATGAGACATCAAATGAAACAGTTAGCGAGGTCCCTGGTTTTGAGAGGAGGAAAGTGCAGTGGACAGATGCACACGGGAAAGAACTTGTTGAGGTCAGGGAGCTTGAACTCAGGTATGGGTTCTTTGCATTGAAATTGTAA